One Anopheles marshallii chromosome 3, idAnoMarsDA_429_01, whole genome shotgun sequence genomic region harbors:
- the LOC128712693 gene encoding uncharacterized protein LOC128712693, whose amino-acid sequence MEAPSHTTCLVTDYLSPPSATSADATFQQYVELMFQFDAVFETLCLAQTNDSVEAGRMVEANQALQNCVNLHHDPQNFTNALDLLTVENRKDFISYNCDQFEEIKKCYHPFTRQLEICFTERDVSMIKTLIMLEEEFAYICERDGANVVSVQRSNYSYCAGNLQELLQNCSMPDWAELRSKTIDTMTERHCSIFETLATCFQTNITKCGAPLFAQLFNIRYQAIAKKMSCNKNLSN is encoded by the exons atggaggcgcccagtcaCACCACCTGCTTGGTGACCGACTACCTGTCAC CACCGTCCGCCACTAGTGCAGACGCGACATTTCAACAGTATGTGGAGCTAATGTTTCAATTCGATGCAGTTTTCGAAACACTGTGCCTAGCGCAAACAAACGATTCCGTCGAAGCTGGCCGGATGGTAGAGGCCAACCAAGCCCTGCAGAACTGTGTCAACCTGCATCACGATCCGCAAAATTTCACCAACGCGTTAGATTTGTTGACCGTGGAAAATCGGAAAGATTTCATCAGTTA CAACTGTGACCAATTTGAGGAGATAAAAAAGTGCTATCATCCCTTCACGCGTCAGCTGGAAATATGTTTTACCGAGCGTGATGTTTCCATGATTAAAACGCTAATCATGCTAGAGGAAGAGTTTGCGTATATATGTGAACGGGATGGAGCCAATGTCGTTAGCGTGCAACGATCGAATTATTCATACTGCGCCGGAAATTTGCAAGAGCTTCTGCAGAATTGTTCCATGCCGGATTGGGCTGAGCTGCGTAGTAAAACCATCGACACTATGACGGAAAGACACTGcag CATTTTTGAAACGCTAGCGACATGCTTCCAGACCAATATTACGAAATGTGGCGCACCTTTATTTGCACAACTGTTCAACATACGATACCAAGCTATTGCAAAGAAGATGTCTTGTAACAAAAACTTGTCTAACTAA
- the LOC128712694 gene encoding uncharacterized protein LOC128712694 has product MDRQNKKTVSASQPKSEKQDGQEELDYDSEDLMIEFIKVECGRNPDADPFISNVDIEEDEIISDQVIQQVNVRTKRQKMSHKTKHNCGDTSGRDRKVPSARNQAIATSLKSKPVNTSEPATTFTEGSAAEQSVTSLFARTEERLTGIEFSLVEINSKLDVLGDQFQSLLESVTTPPEKKRTIIDIGFDKIDNLEQLETFNEDLSQLEYKEKIMQWLEGNIIEERSEYRMTDALDMLFTRRFLTLCSWTGIGKGTQKIAMMQMTNVTKLFQRIGTTLTAIVNHKRVAVFFMKKLKNASKRAVVKGVRTNSSPASSSNMEC; this is encoded by the exons ATGGATCgtcagaacaaaaaaactgtatcCGCATCTCAACCGAAGTCGGAAAAG CAAGACGGCCAGGAAGAGCTCGATTACGACAGTGAGGATTTAATGATAGAGTTTATCAAAGTGGAATGTGGCAGGAACCCTGATGCTGATCCATTTATTAGTAATGTTGACATCGAAGAGGATGAAATAATAAGTGACCAAGTAATTCAGCAAGTGAATGTGCgtacaaaaaggcaaaaaatgtctcataaaacaaaacacaattgtGGTGATACGTCTGGAAGAGATCGTAAAG TACCATCAGCTAGAAATCAAGCGATAGCGACATCGTTAAAATCTAAACCCGTTAATACATCAGAGCCGGCAACCACTTTCACCGAAGGATCGGCAGCAGAACAATCGGTGACTAGTTTATTCGCTAGGACAGAAGAAAGGCTTACCGGTATAGAATTTAGTCTAGTAGAAATAAACAGCAAATTAGATGTACTTGGTGACCAATTCCAATCCTTACTGGAAAGCGTTACTACTCCACCAGAAAAGAAACGCACAATTATTGACATAGGTTTTGACAAAATCGACAATTTAGAGCAGTTGGAAACATTCAACGAAGATCTTTCCCAGCTAGAATATAAAGAGAAGATAATGCAATGGCTAGAGGGCAATATAATTGAGGAAAGAAGCGAATACCGAATGACCGATGCGTTGGACATGCTGTTCACGCGAAGATTTTTAACTTTATGTAGCTGGACCGGCATCGGTAAAGGCACGCAAAAGATAGCAATGATGCAGATGACTAACGTCACGAAGCTGTTCCAACGCATTGGAACGACATTAACTGCCATAGTAAACCACAAACGAGTTGCAGtttttttcatgaaaaaactaaaaaatgctTCTAAGCGAGCTGTGGTTAAAGGTGTTCGTACCAATTCATCTCCTGCATCATCTTCAAATATGGAGTGTTAA
- the LOC128715358 gene encoding uncharacterized protein LOC128715358 has translation MTESLQKKHARLVLLLSTQGLNAVSKDDEKEHKEEKHMPSVETKPDQVKEIEIEPLRIIDNVNDNVYVMPDRIAARTDHNRIINASTKNKPSNPTYNGSSSVSQQRSVCRQNIQQPAVIKKPKRMPVYSKIVQKEKVPAKKINNRKVSPSTKHRPMKCISNEDREQIVAKYESGWKLKTISDILNIPKQTVENVVYKYKRTGNAAASSRDKESPFPVDVLLSIRLWMYDDCNVSLTQLVEKVWSTYQIRVSNDSIMRTLIGFNYFFNRVQTIPKHKNVNSTQEQMKEYATSFTTVRQNVSKLGIIFLDYVALNATFKVDTKLRIQHKTFFVLCAMNESGMLHYLTQNTHVNMDTVTEFVYEMKNKLRELNVEESVVVIGSTANQRYAKLQDAIGYYKCNATFLPSNAAYLNPVEYLSKNLKRITGRANPRTIEEVMKAVESIPSLLKKNDYKNWFELMRSYVARYMEGEIIDSFDVQD, from the exons aTGACTGAAAGTCTTCAGAAAAAGCACGCAAGGCTCGTACTACTG CTTTCTACTCAGGGATTGAATGCAGTCTCGAAAGATGATGAGAAGGAgcacaaagaagaaaaacatatgcCTAGTgttgaaacaaaaccagatCAAGttaaagaaattgaaattgaaccaCTTAGGATTATAGATAACGTAAACGACAATGTGTATGTAATGCCTGATCGTATTGCAG CAAGGACTGACCACAACAGGATAATCAATGCATcaactaaaaataaaccatctaATCCAACCTACAATGGTAGTAGTAGTGTATCGCAACAGAGAAGCGTGTGTCGCCAGAATATCCAGCAACCTGCTGTTATCAAAAAGCCTAAACGCATGCCTGTCTACagcaaaattgttcaaaaagaaaaggtaccagcaaagaaaatcaacaacagaAAAGTTTCGCCCTCTACAAAACATCGCCCGATGAAATGTATATCCAATGAGGATAGAGAGCAAATTGTGGCAAAGTATGAGAGTGGTTGGAAGTTGAAAACAATCAGTGATATTCTAAATATTCCGAAGCAGACGGTGGAAAACGTTGTGTATAAATACAAAAGAACAGGCAATGCAGCAGCTTCCAGTCGTGATAAAGAATCCCCTTTTCCGGTCGATGTACTGTTAAGTATCCGTTTATGGATGTATGATGATTGCAATGTTTCCTTAACGCAGCTAGTGGAAAAGGTATGGTCAACATACCAAATACGCGTAAGCAACGATTCGATCATGCGTACACTCATTggatttaattacttttttaatCGTGTTCAAACTATTCCAAAACATAAGAATGTAAACTCTACGCAAGAGCAGATGAAAGAATATGCTACGAGCTTTACCACTGTGCGGCAAAACGTTTCCAAGTTGGGAATAATTTTTTTGGACTACGTAGCACTGAACGCAACGTTTAAAGTAGACACAAAGCTTAGAATACAGCATAAAACCTTTTTTGTCCTTTGCGCCATGAACGAATCGGGCATGTTGCACTACCTCACACAGAATACGCACGTTAATATGGATACTGTGACAGAATTTGTGTACGAGATGAAGAACAAGCTCAGGGAATTAAACGTTGAAGAGTCGGTAGTTGTGATTGGCAGTACGGCCAACCAACGGTATGCAAAACTGCAGGATGCAATAGGTTATTATAAATGTAACGCTACGTTTTTGCCTTCGAATGCTGCCTATCTGAATCCGGTAGAATATCTGAGTAAAAACTTAAAGCGTATTACAGGGAGAGCGAATCCTCGAACTATAGAAGAAGTCATGAAAGCCGTAGAAAGTATACCTTCTTTACtaaagaaaaatgattacaAAAATTGGTTCGAGCTTATGCGGAGCTATGTTGCACGTTATATGGAAGGAGAGATAATCGATAGTTTCGATGTGCAagattaa